CATCGTGTACGCCGGGTGGAACCCGGACTGGTTCAAGTTCTTCCTCGGGGCGATGCTGCTGTTCGCCGTGCTGACGAACACGTCGTTCTCCCGGCTCACGGAGGGTCGCCGGTGACCGCGGGGGAGGGCACGGCCCGGGTCGGTGGGACGACGCCCCCACCCGCCGCGCCGGGTGCGGGTGGCGGGCCGGTGCCGCCGGTCGTCGAGTTGCGGTCGGTGTCGAAGAGCTTCGGGAGGTACGACGCCCTGCGTGACGTCTCCCTGTCCGTCCCCGCGGGGACCGTGACGTGTGTGCTGGGCGACAACGGCGCGGGCAAGTCGACGCTGATCCGGACGCTGTCCGGGCTGCACCGGCCGACGTCCGGGGAGATCCTCGTCGACGGGGAGCCGGTCCGGTTCCGGGGGCCGCGCGACGCCATCGACGCGGGCATCGCCACGGTCCACCAGGATCTCGCCGTGGTGGGGCAGATGTCGGTGTGGCGGAACTTCTTCCTCGGCCAGGAGCTCACCGGCCGGACGGGCACCCTGCGTCAGCGGGAGATGCGCCGGGTGACCGCCGGGGCCCTCCGGGAGATGGGCATCGACCTGGCGGACGTGGACGTCCCCGTCGGGTCCCTGTCGGGTGGGCAGCGACAGGTGGTCGCGATCGCGCGGGCCGTGCACTTCGGTGCGCGGGTCGTCATTCTCGACGAGCCCACCGCCGCTCTCGGCGTGAAGCAGTCCGGCATG
The sequence above is drawn from the Corynebacterium bovis DSM 20582 = CIP 54.80 genome and encodes:
- a CDS encoding ATP-binding cassette domain-containing protein; the encoded protein is MPPVVELRSVSKSFGRYDALRDVSLSVPAGTVTCVLGDNGAGKSTLIRTLSGLHRPTSGEILVDGEPVRFRGPRDAIDAGIATVHQDLAVVGQMSVWRNFFLGQELTGRTGTLRQREMRRVTAGALREMGIDLADVDVPVGSLSGGQRQVVAIARAVHFGARVVILDEPTAALGVKQSGMVLRFVAAARERGIGVVLITHNPHHAYLVGDRFLLLNMGRVVLDAAYGDVSLEQLTLEMAGGGELDALSHELRAGR